The following coding sequences lie in one Aspergillus luchuensis IFO 4308 DNA, chromosome 8, nearly complete sequence genomic window:
- a CDS encoding Zn(II)2Cys6 transcription factor domain-containing protein (COG:S;~EggNog:ENOG410PYJ7;~InterPro:IPR036864,IPR001138;~PFAM:PF00172;~go_function: GO:0000981 - DNA-binding transcription factor activity, RNA polymerase II-specific [Evidence IEA];~go_function: GO:0008270 - zinc ion binding [Evidence IEA];~go_process: GO:0006355 - regulation of transcription, DNA-templated [Evidence IEA]) — translation MSLRRTSCLSCVAAKRRCDLERPTCARCRKKNAVCQYPYPPPQNTQDQIANVSTTSDSGILEVSDIMSVDSCIDRSTILYPGEEYIDPLLWFPDGPTSPAQGWAVEPDEWSSKTRAIDGLSLSSLLPRLERRVLEFWPRVNDMQTWRFCIRTFLGYVDHFLNTGTLPLVESSTDSKGGLSPILREAYGVCAAYRTCQHAAQPFYLQLLKAGVSNAGMSNLPQAELQDQLDHLQALILYFILFLAGGVGDQSLFIQLDYKLAQGTADLERRELELRHTSSPSHLKSRGLCENARRLILVSYLVRAVHAVVHFHRCDFIKYLAGLPVSTQSYTNLYFGSLDEGQLTTQSASRIVSYDELVGVWEQGELHHVDDFKFLLLVACKGLDTVQGKILGS, via the coding sequence ATGTCCCTTCGCAGAACATCATGTTTATCATGTGTTGCAGCAAAGCGTCGGTGCGACTTGGAAAGGCCCACTTGCGCCCGCTgtcggaagaagaacgcgGTGTGTCAGTACCCATATCCGCCTCCACAGAATACACAGGATCAGATTGCAAATGTCAGCACTACAAGCGACTCTGGTATCCTGGAAGTCAGCGACATCATGAGTGTAGATAGCTGCATAGACCGATCTACGATCCTCTATCCCGGAGAGGAATATATTGACCCACTGCTATGGTTTCCGGACGGTCCGACGAGCCCCGCTCAGGGCTGGGCCGTAGAACCGGATGAGTGGTCGTCTAAGACGAGGGCAATAGATGGACTATCACTATCCTCACTACTGCCACGGCTGGAACGCAGAGTCTTGGAGTTTTGGCCCCGTGTTAATGACATGCAAACCTGGCGATTCTGCATCCGAACATTCCTAGGCTATGTCGATCACTTCTTGAACACCGGTACACTGCCTCTCGTTGAGTCATCCACCGATTCTAAAGGTGGGCTTTCTCCTATTCTCCGGGAAGCCTACGGAGTGTGCGCCGCATATCGCACCTGCCAGCATGCAGCCCAGCCTTTCTACCTCCAGCTGTTGAAGGCAGGCGTCAGTAATGCGGGTATGAGTAACCTACCGCAGGCGGAACTGCAGGATCAACTTGATCACCTCCAGGCTTTGATTCTCTACTttattctcttcctcgcgggtggtgttggtgatcAGTCTTTGTTTATCCAGTTGGACTACAAGTTAGCACAGGGCACAGCCGACCTAGAACGCAGAGAGTTGGAACTTCGAcacacatcatccccaagcCATTTGAAGAGCAGGGGTCTCTGTGAAAATGCCCGGCGACTTATCTTAGTGTCATATCTGGTGCGTGCTGTCCATGCCGTGGTCCACTTCCACAGATGCGACTTTATCAAATATCTTGCTGGGCTGCCGGTCTCTACTCAGTCATACACGAATTTGTATTTTGGGAGTCTTGATGAAGGGCAATTGACTACGCAATCAGCATCCAGAATTGTGTCTTACGACGAGCTTGTGGGTGTCTGGGAACAAGGCGAACTGCATCATGTAGATGACTTCAAATTCCTTTTGCTGGTTGCATGCAAAGGATTGGACACCGTGCAAGGGAAGATACTCGGTAGTTGA
- a CDS encoding uncharacterized protein (COG:S;~EggNog:ENOG410PR1M;~InterPro:IPR043519;~antiSMASH:Cluster_8.15), which translates to MASTYDLVNYDSDEEREKYPRIPGSNLASAAFFMAGLLDRAGISYGLMGGLAVSYLGGKRETRDVDMAFQAPGKMRDLWRIVEAEPRLIIPNTRLISNILKVFVRTGPGYDNCVMALPVEVDLIESGYQNSPRELSENRRQVSLNTRAGVRTIYVIELLFLLRGKMAAFAARKRRGDMEDIQHIVLAYRSEVRAVVHRLDPETVTAFLESVSPANLPRWRAFFGR; encoded by the exons ATGGCCTCGACCTATGATCTTGTGAATTATGACTCTgacgaggagagagagaagtaTCCCCGAATCCCCGGCTCCAATCTcgcttctgctgctttcttTATGGCTGGGCTGTTGGACCGAGCTGGGATTTCTTATGGGCTGATGGGTGGTCTTGCGGTCTCATACTTGGGAGGTAAACGTGAGACCAGAGACGTTGATATGGCCTTTCAAGCACCTGGAAAGATGCGAGACTTGTGGAGAATTGTGGAGGCCGAACCGCG TTTGATCATTCCGAACACCAGATTGATCAGTAATATTTTGAAGGTATTCGTCCGCACTGGCCCGGGTTACGACAACTGCGTGATGGCATTGCCTGTAGAGGTTGACCTTATCGAAAGTG GATATCAAAATAGCCCACGGGAGCTTTCGGAGAACAGAAGACAAGTTTCTCTCAACACTAGAGCTGGAGTGCGGACGATCTACGTAATTGagctccttttcctcctgAGAGGTAAAATGGCGGCCTTTGCTGCTCGCAAAAGACGTGGTGATATGGAAGATATTCAACATATAGTGTTGGCCTACAGATCAGAGGTTCGAGCGGTTGTTCATCGTTTAGATCCAGAGACCGTCACTGCTTTCCTTGAAAGTGTGTCTCCCGCGAACCTTCCCCGCTGGAGGGCATTTTTTGGGCGTTGA
- a CDS encoding SDR family oxidoreductase (COG:Q;~EggNog:ENOG410PNB7;~InterPro:IPR002347,IPR036291,IPR020904;~PFAM:PF00106,PF13561,PF08659;~SMCOG1001:short-chain dehydrogenase/reductase SDR;~antiSMASH:Cluster_8.15;~go_function: GO:0016491 - oxidoreductase activity [Evidence IEA];~go_process: GO:0055114 - oxidation-reduction process [Evidence IEA]) yields MAAKTFIVTGASRGIGLATAKFLLSAPQSHNVVVMARSAEPLQKLKDQYPTQVEVLTGDLADFSLGQKAVDLALKAFDRLDGLVLNHGMLGQVANVAEADPKQWQHGFDVNFISLVTFIKAGLPALRETKGKIIFTSSGASVSGFKGWGLYGATKAAMNHLALSLGEEEPEVTSVSIDPGLVDTEIQRQIREDLATTMDRQFHSVFTSVHQAGNLLKPEQPGNVMAKLVIDAPNSLSGKYLTWNDESLEAFQ; encoded by the exons ATGGCTGCCAAAACTTTCATCGTCACCGGTGCCTCGAGAG GTATCGGTCTTGCAACGGCCAAGTTCCTCCTTTCGGCGCCTCAATCCCACAATGTGGTAGTGATGGCCCGTAGCGCGGAGCCCCTTCAGAAGCTGAAAGACCAGTACCCCACTCAAGTTGAGGTCCTGACCGGCGATCTTGCGGATTTCTCGCTGGGCCAGAAGGCCGTTGACCTGGCCTTGAAGGCCTTCGATCGTCTCGATGGCTTGGTTCTCAACCACGGCATGCTGGGCCAGGTTGCCAACGTCGCGGAGGCGGATCCGAAACAATGGCAACATGGATTTGATGTCAATTTCATTAGCCTGGTGACTTTC ATCAAAGCTGGACTCCCTGCCCTTCGCGAAACCAAgggtaaaataatattcacgTCTTCCGGTGCATCCGTCTCGGGTTTCAAGGGATGGGGTCTGTATGGCGCGACCAAGGCAGCCATGAACCACCTGGCTCTGAGccttggcgaagaagagcctGAGGTGACGTCTGTGTCCATTGACCCGGGTTTGGTTGATACCGAGATCCAGAGACAGATTCGTGAAGACCTTGCTACTACTATGGACCGCCAATTCCATTCTGTCTTTACTTCGGTCCACCAGGCTGGAAACCTTCTGAAGCCTGAGCAGCCTGGTAATGTTATGGCTAAGTTGGTGATTGATGCGCCGAACTCGCTGAGTGGCAAGTACCTGAC ATGGAACGACGAATCTCTGGAGGCTTTCCAGTAG
- a CDS encoding uncharacterized protein (COG:S;~EggNog:ENOG410PXVQ;~InterPro:IPR021858), whose translation MAQREAPFINVTLAPKEKAALTESQQRITRSHAARSAHARVRHRRMMEYQAQKRGRIDTRDGVINSCTDFQSCAQLEIATVLSSDRRDPFQSFARGLTSLEQFLFDHYVNVVIPLMRCNESAIFFAQRMIRLWVPTAITESSLLDIILLAACRHLSIAYRQGSQRQQRIFQQLTFQYKSQSLYALRHAISAEMPLLSDSTVAKAIMLAYDEVSASTVTLCGEC comes from the exons ATGGCGCAGCGGGAAGCACCTTTTATCAATGTCACACTTGCaccgaaggagaaggctgcaTTGACAGAGTCACAACAGCGGATTACTCGCTCACATGCCGCTCGCTCTGCGCATGCCCGCGTCCGACATCGGCGGATGATGGAGTATCAGGCACAGAAACGGGGGAGGATAGACACACGAGACGGAGTTATCAATAGTTGCACTGACTTTCAGTCATGTGCGCAGCTAGAGATCGCTACAGTCCTCTCATCTGATAGGCGAGACCCTTTTCAAAGCTTTGCTAGGGGCTTAACCTCATTAGAGCAATTTCTCTTTGATCATT atgtcaaCGTCGTCATCCCCCTGATGCGCTGCAATGAGAGCGCAATCTTCTTCGCGCAGCGCATGATTAGACTCTGGGTTCCTACTGCGATCACCGAGTCAAGCCTTCTCGATATCATTCTGCTTGCGGCATGCCGCCACTTGTCTATTGCATATAGACAGGGGTCGCAACGACAGCAGCGCATCTTTCAACAACTGACCTTTCAGTATAAATCCCAGAGTCTGTATGCACTAAGGCATGCCATCTCGGCTGAAATGCCGTTGCTAAGTGACTCAACGGTCGCGAAAGCTATTATGCTAGCGTATGACGAAGTAAGTGCCTCTACTGTGACCTTATGCGGAGAGTGCTAA
- a CDS encoding uncharacterized protein (COG:S;~EggNog:ENOG410PUCX;~antiSMASH:Cluster_8.15), giving the protein MDHPKANAEKVFISSALDPLAVGEINEGLQPHEEVSKMLSILTDAGIQCCFVQEQALIYYGTTRVPRDLVLCIPDEQFQRAVELFSSNSHILQPCGPSPLRSPNLLNHKYPRFKAIGWASFWLLVPGNYCHLTVKPENIEWSLGGLPYPKLSVYVQSAIDSKSLLDLEELIDGMDLSEEWGHKTLDLEGQTDTQWLEDRAQAFRDDGVDEMFIFVDPTPVSRREIWLDAVRNKQRRLGWKYSPDVYASRYRKYGSRDPRSVRRPGL; this is encoded by the exons ATGGACCATCCCAAAGCGAATGCCGAGAAAGTGTTCATCTCTTCAGCGCTTGATCCACTCGCAGTCGGAGAAATAAACGAGGGGCTACAGCCTCACGAAGAAGTATCCAAGATGCTATCCATCTTGACCGATGCTGGGATACAATGTTGCTTTGTTCAAGAACAAGCACTGATTTATTATGGAACTACGCGTGTACCACGC GACCTAGTATTATGCATACCGGATGAGCAATTTCAACGTGCGGTTGAATTATTCAGCTCTAACAGCCATATCCTCCAGCCATGTGGTCCAAGCCCGCTTAGGTCGCCAAATTTGCTGAACCACAAGTACCCCAGGTTCAAGGCAATTGGATGGGCGTCTTTCTGGCTCCTAGTTCCGGGGAATTACTGCCACCTCACAGTTAAGCCAGAGAATATCGAGTGGAGTCTAG GTGGCCTGCCGTACCCCAAGCTCTCAGTGTACGTGCAAAGTGCGATTGATTCCAAAAGCCTGTTAGATCTAGAGGAGTTGATAGATGGAATGGACCTCTCAGAGGAGTGGGGTCACAAAACACTCGACCTGGAAGGCCAGACTGATACACAGTGGCTGGAAGATCGCGCCCAGGCTTTCCgggatgatggggtggaTGAAATGTTCATCTTCGTTGACCCAACTCCTGTCTCGCGGAGAGAGATCTGGCTGGATGCGGTCAGAAATAAACAGAGACGCCTGGGCTGGAAGTATTCACCAGATGTTTATGCGAGTAGGTATCGGAAATATGGATCCAGGGACCCAAGGAGTGTCCGCAGGCCTGGTTTGTAG
- a CDS encoding uncharacterized protein (COG:S;~EggNog:ENOG410PYEB;~TransMembrane:2 (o28-51i63-85o);~antiSMASH:Cluster_8.15), with product MAAAASYGLGRYDKFLTPDNRAQALRFVFTYEMTGIGILTDVIFVIMPLPIIWRLHRPLRERLIIAFLLSLILCATAAASVKLYYVRVIVLEGEQLRSLVAPTLWSRIEEIALIAAACAPSLKSSTEDGLRQCWHCCARHRQQERPSSCVSESDRSSLHAFLDQYASASLRVPERAYRKLEGV from the exons ATGGCCGCAGCAGCTTCCTATGGCCTTGGTCGATACGACAAATTTCTTACACCAGACAACAGAGCCCAAGCCCTGCGGTTCGTCTTCACCTACGAAATGACGG GTATCGGCATCCTTACCGACGTCATATTCGTTATCATGCCATTACCCATAATCTGGCGACTACATCGACCTTTACGAGAGAGGCTCATAATCGCGTTTCTGTTGTCTCTGATCCTCTGTGCTACGGCTGCCGCTAGCGTAAAGCTCTACTATGTACGAGTCATTGTGCTCGAAGGAGAGCAGCTACGTTCGCTAGTGGCGCCGACGTTATGGAGCAGGATCGAAGAGATCGCCCTTATTGCTGCCGCTTGTGCACCTTCGCTAAAGTCTTCGACTGAAGATGGCCTACGTCAGTGTTGGCATTGTTGTGCGAGACATCGTCAGCAAGAGCGACCGAGCAGTTGTGTATCTGAATCGGACCGTTCCAGTTTACACGCCTTTCTGGATCAGTATGCGTCTGCGTCACTGCGTGTGCCAGAACGGGCGTACCGGAAACTTGAGGGAGTCTGA
- a CDS encoding uncharacterized protein (COG:S;~EggNog:ENOG410PZWF;~InterPro:IPR006760;~PFAM:PF04667;~antiSMASH:Cluster_8.15): MDHKGDYEVHDRPLSERDKRILTTYGRLPCGGSLGQQPKKRTYFDSGDYALSAAHRVTDNGDIQTGTAHPVRESISHPFAPVPSTGNAAREANDGIFEDKSAITQVPRSPLSRNPSFSDQDL, from the exons ATGGACCACAAAGGTGACTACGAAGTGCATGATCGG CCGCTTTCCGAGCGCGACAAGCGTATCCTCACTACCTACGGAAGATTGCCTTGCGGGGGCAGTCTCGGACAGCAGCCTAAG AAACGGACCTATTTCGATTCAGGAGATTATGCCCTCTCCGCAGCTCACAGAGTGACCGACAACGGCGATATCCAAACCGGCACGGCTCACCCTGTCCGTGAGAGCATTTCGCACCCCTTCGCACCGGTACCAAGCACTGGCAATGCTGCTAGGGAGGCTAATGATGGTATTTTTGAGGACAAGAGTGCCATTACACAAGTTCCAAGGAGTCCTCTTTCCAGGAACCCGAGCTTCAGTGATCAGGATCTATAG
- a CDS encoding uncharacterized protein (COG:S;~EggNog:ENOG410PU4M;~antiSMASH:Cluster_8.15), whose amino-acid sequence MHLDHKVPWNTAAAHINIIRCNPHFTPRRTDFFARNKPTESCDLNHFRRTLTKTIREFSRTEETKPLNPVPLESLISDDLLSSPERHFGLGPHQKNSALHNPLSTKHRDIQYWIDSASSSDESYPISYCSGDGDLADAVKMLIIISASAKKNDPLSRQMSREAFSALITLSRHPQVPLHTLANIHWGHAFGVELVAEPALTIYVMVNLMDALVMQKRLNGDDKNVASLMETQTFQYWARHALADYDYPTQNVPHREFWNHFGVTDMWPLQQRCEEGFDATLKDEGITDPLRGESEDIRVRLKEYLNTCFAILYIYDMLLREWYGEEEADEKWNYCIGSLFESWGCKV is encoded by the coding sequence ATGCATCTAGATCACAAAGTACCATGGAACACAGCAGCCGCACACATAAATATCATAAGATGCAATCCTCATTTCACACCTCGACGCACCGACTTCTTCGCCCGAAATAAACCCACGGAGTCATGCGACCTGAACCACTTTCGTCGCACCCTTACCAAGACGATCCGCGAATTCTCACGCACCGAAGAAACCAAGCCACTCAACCCTGTTCCTCTGGAAAGCCTCATATCTGATGATCTACTATCATCCCCCGAACGCCACTTCGGCCTCGGACCCCATCAAAAAAACTCCGCCCTGCATAACCCCCTATCTACCAAGCACCGAGACATCCAATACTGGATCGACAGCGCTAGCTCTAGTGATGAAAGCTACCCTATAAGCTACTGCAGCGGAGACGGGGACCTCGCCGACGCAGTCAAAATGCTGATCATCATATCCGCAAGCGCGAAAAAGAATGATCCCCTATCAAGGCAAATGTCACGAGAAGCTTTTTCCGCTCTGATAACGCTCTCGCGCCATCCCCAGGTACCTTTGCATACCCTGGCAAACATCCACTGGGGTCATGCGTTTGGCGTAGAGCTCGTTGCGGAGCCGGCGTTGACGATATATGTCATGGTTAATCTGATGGATGCGCTGGTCATGCAGAAACGGTTGAACGGGGATGACAAGAATGTAGCTTCACTAATGGAAACACAAACATTTCAGTACTGGGCGCGTCATGCCCTTGCGGACTATGATTATCCGACGCAGAATGTTCCGCATCGGGAGTTTTGGAATCACTTTGGGGTCACGGATATGTGGCCTTTGCAGCAACGGTGTGAGGAGGGTTTTGATGCAACCTTGAAGGATGAGGGTATCACTGATCcgttgaggggggagagtGAAGATATTAGAGTCCGCTTGAAGGAATATTTGAACACCTGTTTCGCTATATTGTACATATACGATATGCTGCTGCGGGAATGGtacggggaggaggaagctgacGAGAAGTGGAACTACTGTATTGGTTCCCTCTTTGAGTCTTGGGGTTGCAAGGTCTAG
- a CDS encoding Zn(II)2Cys6 transcription factor domain-containing protein (COG:K;~EggNog:ENOG410Q1PJ;~InterPro:IPR036864,IPR001138;~PFAM:PF00172;~TransMembrane:1 (o433-450i);~antiSMASH:Cluster_8.15;~go_function: GO:0000981 - DNA-binding transcription factor activity, RNA polymerase II-specific [Evidence IEA];~go_function: GO:0008270 - zinc ion binding [Evidence IEA];~go_process: GO:0006355 - regulation of transcription, DNA-templated [Evidence IEA]) — protein MVRHGRLSRGCQVCRTRKIKCDRARPHCNQCLKSGWKCPQYGDTIERMFLHHNPENPDSDYVPNATIALPVICNTARVQNPALSTANILGGTIVQSTESRAIEFFMSAHTFHNTGLIRGHFEYLSTFNDDVMNEQRIVASLRAVALAAYATKFQHVALLKKARQYYVAALRHINAALLSCHEAAKNATIISILFLNTFEALTCESEDFPCQRETHLKGVASILDIRGVGLVQSRPGLQLFRQTLLCISVTCLMRSFRIPMGLVKLHRHTAAYMDTSDPAWKLSDIMIELSYFRAMVKDCTLCDPEKIIASAKEIDHNLCSLAGNMPEAWQFQVIELVTTSELVMGTQYHVYPDAWVAGVWNNIRTCRLLLHGEIKQQLESVLDTSLYDAVQYQHSVIIMQQVVSDICASVPQYCGYLPVKSGSVSYTQTVSNGIPAIAGIYLLFWPLLYAGQMASSEYQRDWVINRMRYIGETTGIQQAFVFEAILKRGVDPVQ, from the exons ATGGTCCGCCACGGGAGATTATCAAGAGGCTGCCAGGTCTGTAGGACGAGAAAGATCAAG TGCGACCGGGCGCGACCGCATTGCAATCAATGCCTAAAATCTGGATGGAAATGTCCACAGTATGGTGATACTATAGAGAGGATGTTTCTTCATCATAACCCAGAGAATCCAGACTCAGATTATGTTCCCAATGCGACAATTGCCTTGCCGGTTATATGTAATACGGCAAGAGTACAAAATCCTGCATTATCAACTGCCAACATATTAGGCGGGACCATAGTCCAGTCCACAGAGTCTCGTGCGATCGAGTTCTTCATGTCGGCTCATACCTTCCATAACACCGGCCTCATTCGGGGCCATTTCGAGTATCTATCCACATTTAACGATGATGTCATGAATGAGCAACGGATTGTCGCGAGTCTCCGTGCTGTTGCGCTAGCAGCTTATGCTACCAAGTTTCAACATGTTGCTCTTCTCAAGAAAGCCAGACAGTATTACGTTGCAGCGCTTCGACATATCAATGCAGCCTTATTGTCCTGCCATGAAGCAGCAAAGAATGCTACCATTATCTCGATTTTGTTCCTAAACACCTTTGAGGCTCTGACTTGTGAGAGTGAGGACTTCCCCTGTCAAAGAGAGACCCACTTAAAAGGTGTGGCGTCGATATTGGACATTCGGGGGGTGGGACTTGTGCAATCTCGTCCCGGGCTTCAGTTGTTTCGTCAAACCCTCCTCTGCATTTCAGTGACATGCTTAATGCGCTCTTTTCGAATACCCATGGGATTGGTAAAGCTTCACCGCCACACTGCTGCTTACATGGATACTAGTGATCCTGCGTGGAAATTGTCAGATATCATGATAGAACTGTCCTATTTCCGCGCAATGGTCAAGGATTGTACGCTCTGCGATCCGGAGAAAATAATTGCATCTGCCAAAGAAATAGACCACAACCTCTGCTCGCTCGCGGGGAACATGCCCGAAGCCTGGCAATTTCAGGTCATCGAGTTAGTGACTACATCTGAACTCGTCATGGGAACGCAGTATCATGTGTATCCTGATGCATGGGTCGCAGGTGTGTGGAACAACATCCGTACATGTCGGTTACTTTTGCATGGTGAGATCAAGCAGCAATTGGAGAGTGTGCTGGACACTTCTCTATACGATGCTGTCCAGTATCAGCACTCAGTCATAATAATGCAACAGGTCGTTTCAGACATTTGTGCTTCCGTGCCTCAATACTGTGGTTACCTACCAGTAAAGTCTGGTAGTGTATCATACACGCAAACAGTCAGCAATGGGATCCCCGCTATCGCCGGTATCTACCTCCTATTCTGGCCTCTGCTATATGCCGGGCAGATGGCTAGTTCGGAATATCAGCGAGATTGGGTCATCAATCGCATGCGCTATATCGGCGAAACAACCGGTATTCAGCAAGCCTTTGTGTTTGAGGCTATACTAAAGCGGGGTGTGGACCCTGTTCAATAG
- a CDS encoding zinc-binding alcohol dehydrogenase family protein (COG:C;~EggNog:ENOG410PMCP;~InterPro:IPR013154,IPR013149,IPR036291,IPR011032, IPR020843;~PFAM:PF00107,PF08240;~antiSMASH:Cluster_8.15;~go_function: GO:0016491 - oxidoreductase activity [Evidence IEA];~go_process: GO:0055114 - oxidation-reduction process [Evidence IEA]) has protein sequence MQSTQAAVITLSLGHAAFVTNQPIPSPRRDEILIRTAAVALNPIDWMLLGSTPSPNAVMGHDYSGTIVEVGQSASEQYKVGDRVCGLVKGADRTRPESGTFAEYILAKAAVQIRIPDGVSFEDAATMGVGAIAAGQCLFGPSGLNLPWNYPPKENHDTILIYGGSTASGCWLIQVAKLAGYTVLTTCSPRNFDLVRKYGADAVFDYRDPRCAQQIREHTSNKLRIVCDAVSTKESVCICEKAISNKGGLYHSLLPAEMGRENVKSTFVNCCTALGEPFEYGPDCMVIPRMPAEFEFAQRWAGIVSTLWSGGKIKPLVVDKRAGGLKKVVDGLGDLKNGTVSGRKLVYTVLDD, from the exons ATGCAGTCCACCCAAGCAGCAGTCATCACCCTATCCTTAGGCCACGCAGCCTTCGTCACAAACCAACCCATCCCAAGTCCCCGCCGCGATGAAATCCTCATTCGCACTGCCGCTGTAGCCTTGAATCCTATTGACTGGATGCTTCTTGGAAGCACTCCGTCGCCCAACGCAGTCATGGGCCATGACTATTCCGGCACCATTGTCGAGGTTGGACAATCCGCCTCAGAGCAGTACAAAGTCGGAGACCGTGTATGTGGACTCGTCAAGGGAGCAGATAGAACCCGTCCCGAGAGTGGTACCTTCGCAGAGTATATCTTGGCCAAAGCGGCCGTCCAGATACGGATTCCCGATGGGGTGAGTTTCGAGGATGCAGCCACCATGGGAGTCGGAGCAATTGCCGCGGGGCAATGTCTTTTTGGGCCATCCGGTCTTAATTTACCATGGAATTACCCTCCTAAGGAGAACCACGACACAATTTTGATCTATGGCGGAAGCACGGCGTCGGGATGCTGGCTAATTCAAGTTGCGAAACT AGCCGGATACACTGTCCTAACCACCTGCTCGCCGAGAAACTTTGACCTTGTCCGCAAGTACGGCGCTGATGCAGTTTTCGACTATCGTGACCCCAGATGTGCTCAGCAGATCCGAGAGCATACAAGcaataaattaagaattgTATGTGATGCTGTGTCAACAAAGGAGTCAGTTTGCATCTGCGAGAAAGCCATTAGTAATAAGGGTGGTTTGTATCATTCTCTACTCCCTGCGGAAATGGGTCGTGAAAACGTGAAGTCTACTTTTGTCAATTGCTGCACGGCTCTTGGTGAGCCGTTTGAGTACGGTCCAGATTGCATGGTTATCCCCAGGATGCCGGCAGAATTTGAATTTGCCCAGAGATGGGCTGGCATAGTATCCACTCTTTGGTCTGGGGGGAAGATAAAACCACTGGTTGTTGATAAGCGAGCTGGGGGTTTAAAgaaggttgttgatggaCTGGGGGATTTGAAGAACGGCACCGTTAGCGGCAGGAAGCTGGTTTATACGGTTTTGGATGATTAG